From Microcoleus sp. bin38.metabat.b11b12b14.051, one genomic window encodes:
- a CDS encoding glycosyltransferase family 2 protein, with protein MDAALFLEKLALQQAATEVAIDISVVVPVYNEVESLPHLVEAIASAIQPSGLSYQIICVDDGSKDGSADLLKQLAGSRDDLCAVLLRRNYGQTAAMSAGFDRATGRAIVTLDGDLQNDPADILMLLEKLNEGYDLVSGWRKNRQDNTISRLIPSKIANWLIGRVTGVTLHDYGCSLKAYKSELVADLNLYGELHRFLPALAFIEGARIAEIPVRHHARRFGQSKYGIWRTFRVLMDLLTISFMKKFLTRPMHVFGLLGMSSMAVGTVLGIYLTFVKLGLGQSIGNRPLLILAVVLLLTGVQLFCFGLLAEVMMRTYHESQGKPIYRVREVFGSK; from the coding sequence ATGGACGCTGCATTATTTTTGGAAAAATTGGCACTACAGCAGGCTGCAACTGAAGTTGCGATCGACATTTCGGTCGTAGTGCCCGTGTATAATGAGGTAGAAAGTTTGCCTCATCTGGTTGAGGCGATCGCCTCTGCGATTCAACCATCTGGACTCAGCTATCAAATTATCTGTGTAGATGACGGTTCTAAAGACGGTTCTGCTGACCTTCTCAAACAGCTAGCCGGCAGTCGCGATGACCTTTGTGCTGTGCTTTTGCGCCGCAATTACGGACAAACTGCTGCCATGTCCGCAGGTTTCGATCGCGCGACAGGTCGTGCTATTGTTACCCTAGACGGCGATTTGCAAAATGACCCGGCTGATATTCTGATGTTGCTGGAAAAGTTAAATGAAGGCTACGATTTAGTTAGCGGCTGGCGCAAAAATCGGCAAGACAATACTATTAGCCGTCTGATTCCTTCTAAAATTGCTAACTGGTTAATTGGTCGAGTTACTGGCGTAACTTTGCACGACTACGGCTGTTCTTTAAAAGCTTATAAATCCGAGTTAGTTGCAGACTTGAATCTCTACGGGGAGTTGCACAGATTTTTGCCGGCTTTGGCGTTTATTGAAGGAGCGAGAATTGCCGAGATTCCGGTGCGACATCACGCGCGGCGTTTCGGTCAAAGTAAGTATGGAATTTGGCGGACTTTTCGGGTGTTGATGGATTTGTTAACTATTTCTTTTATGAAGAAGTTCCTAACTCGACCGATGCACGTTTTTGGACTTTTGGGTATGAGTTCGATGGCGGTGGGAACGGTGTTAGGGATTTATTTGACATTCGTAAAATTGGGTTTAGGTCAAAGTATTGGTAATCGTCCTTTGCTGATTTTGGCTGTGGTGTTGTTGTTAACTGGCGTGCAGTTATTTTGTTTCGGTTTGTTAGCGGAAGTCATGATGCGGACTTATCACGAGTCGCAGGGAAAACCGATTTATCGAGTGCGTGAAGTGTTTGGTTCTAAGTAA
- a CDS encoding cysteine desulfurase family protein, whose translation MSARPIYLDNHATTPVDKRVVDAMLPYFTEQFGNAASINHVYGWEAEAAVKQSRQIIAEAINASPEEIVFTSGATEANNLAIKGVAEAYFSKGKHIITVKTEHNAILDPCTYLQKLGFDITVLPVKSDGLIDIGDLIKAIRAETILVSVMTANNEIGVIQPIAEIAAICRGNDILFHTDAAQAIGKIPLDVDEMNIDLMSLTAHKIYGPKGIGALYVRRNKPRVQLALQMHGGGHERGMRSGTLYPPQIVGFAKSVELALAEMESETARVVSLRQRLWENLSELGDVVMNGHATKRLPGNLNISVGGVDGQALMLGMQPAAAVSSGSACTSAKISPSHVLAAIGRSDKLAYASIRFGIGRFNTAAEIDAVSQHAIATIQSLRQAQKVMS comes from the coding sequence ATGTCCGCACGTCCTATCTACCTCGACAACCACGCCACAACCCCTGTAGACAAACGAGTAGTTGATGCGATGCTGCCTTATTTTACCGAACAATTCGGCAACGCAGCCAGCATCAACCACGTCTACGGCTGGGAAGCAGAAGCAGCGGTAAAACAGTCGCGACAAATCATCGCAGAAGCGATCAATGCCTCTCCAGAAGAAATTGTTTTTACCAGCGGCGCAACGGAAGCAAATAATTTAGCGATTAAAGGCGTCGCTGAAGCCTATTTCAGTAAAGGAAAGCACATTATCACAGTCAAAACTGAACATAATGCAATTCTCGATCCCTGTACCTATTTACAAAAATTGGGGTTTGACATTACTGTTTTACCAGTCAAAAGCGACGGGCTGATTGATATCGGCGATTTGATCAAAGCGATTCGGGCTGAGACAATTTTAGTTTCGGTGATGACGGCTAATAACGAAATTGGTGTGATTCAGCCGATCGCTGAAATTGCTGCAATTTGTCGCGGAAATGACATTCTATTTCACACGGATGCGGCCCAGGCGATCGGCAAAATTCCCCTGGATGTAGACGAAATGAACATCGATCTGATGTCGTTGACGGCGCACAAAATCTACGGCCCAAAAGGCATCGGTGCTCTCTACGTGCGCCGGAATAAGCCGAGGGTACAGTTGGCCCTACAAATGCACGGAGGAGGCCATGAACGGGGAATGCGATCGGGTACTCTTTACCCACCGCAAATAGTAGGATTTGCCAAATCAGTAGAATTAGCCCTTGCTGAAATGGAGTCGGAAACCGCACGAGTTGTAAGTTTGCGGCAGCGTTTGTGGGAAAATTTAAGTGAATTGGGTGATGTGGTGATGAATGGTCACGCAACGAAGAGATTACCTGGAAATCTGAATATTAGTGTAGGCGGCGTTGACGGTCAAGCGTTGATGTTGGGTATGCAACCGGCGGCTGCGGTTTCTTCGGGTTCTGCTTGTACTTCGGCTAAGATATCTCCCTCTCATGTTTTAGCAGCGATCGGGCGATCGGACAAATTAGCCTACGCTTCAATCCGGTTCGGGATTGGCCGGTTCAATACTGCTGCTGAAATCGATGCAGTGTCTCAACACGCGATCGCGACTATTCAATCTCTGCGCCAAGCTCAAAAAGTCATGAGTTAA
- a CDS encoding four-carbon acid sugar kinase family protein translates to MSSTKPKIIVLDDDPTGSQTVHSCLLLTRWDEETLRLGLRDKSPIFFILTNTRSLTPEKAAAVTREVCQNLKKAIASEEISDFLIVSRSDSTLRGHYPIETDAIAEELGPFDAHFLIPAFFEGGRITRNSVHYLMVNSVETPVHETEFAKDSVFGYSHSYLPDYVEEKTKGRIHADAVDRILLADIRYGSLDRLMEMTDNQCAVVDGESQGDLNTFAKHILDAASQGKKFLFRSGASILTSLANLSHQPVAADEMSKYVKDGKPGAVIVGSHVKKTSDQLERLLEEPNTVSIEIDVSHLLEDSPEDRSKILDAILEKVRTAHADGKTPVIYTSREELQFENAEMRLKFGEAVSALLMDVVRGLPADIGFLISKGGITSNDVLSTGLSLTNVRQIGQIIPGCSVVKTEPDHPLFPDLPVVLFPGNVGDSNALATAYKRLIKQDS, encoded by the coding sequence ATGTCTTCTACCAAACCTAAGATTATAGTTCTCGATGACGATCCGACAGGTTCTCAAACCGTCCACAGTTGCTTGCTGCTGACACGCTGGGACGAAGAAACCCTGCGTTTGGGACTGCGGGACAAGTCCCCGATTTTTTTTATACTGACAAATACTCGATCGCTAACTCCCGAAAAAGCAGCCGCCGTCACCCGCGAAGTGTGCCAAAATCTGAAAAAGGCGATCGCCAGCGAAGAAATCTCGGACTTCCTAATCGTTAGCCGTTCCGATTCTACCCTGCGCGGGCACTATCCGATCGAAACCGACGCGATCGCCGAAGAACTCGGCCCCTTCGACGCGCATTTTCTAATTCCCGCCTTTTTTGAAGGAGGCAGAATTACCCGCAACAGCGTACACTACCTGATGGTGAACAGCGTCGAAACCCCCGTTCACGAAACCGAATTTGCCAAAGATTCAGTCTTCGGCTATAGTCACAGTTACCTGCCCGACTACGTAGAAGAAAAAACCAAAGGTCGCATCCATGCTGATGCAGTCGATCGCATTTTACTCGCAGACATCCGCTACGGAAGTTTAGATCGGTTGATGGAGATGACAGACAATCAATGTGCAGTTGTTGACGGCGAAAGCCAAGGCGATTTAAACACATTTGCCAAACACATTCTCGATGCAGCCAGTCAAGGCAAAAAGTTTTTATTCCGCAGCGGGGCGAGTATTTTAACATCTTTAGCTAACCTCAGTCACCAGCCTGTAGCCGCCGATGAAATGTCAAAATACGTCAAAGACGGCAAACCAGGTGCAGTAATAGTTGGTTCCCACGTTAAGAAAACCAGCGATCAATTGGAACGCTTGTTAGAAGAACCAAATACAGTTAGCATTGAAATAGACGTATCTCACTTGCTAGAAGATTCACCTGAGGATCGCAGCAAAATTCTGGATGCAATCCTCGAAAAAGTCCGCACAGCTCATGCAGATGGCAAAACGCCTGTAATTTATACCAGCCGCGAGGAACTGCAATTTGAAAATGCAGAAATGCGGTTAAAATTTGGAGAAGCCGTTTCTGCTTTGTTGATGGATGTCGTGCGGGGATTGCCTGCGGATATTGGCTTTTTAATTAGCAAGGGCGGCATTACTTCCAACGATGTTTTGAGTACAGGTTTGTCGCTGACAAATGTCAGGCAAATCGGTCAAATTATCCCAGGTTGTTCGGTGGTAAAAACAGAGCCAGACCATCCTCTGTTTCCCGATTTACCCGTGGTTTTGTTTCCGGGAAATGTGGGGGACAGCAATGCTTTGGCGACGGCTTATAAGCGCCTGATTAAGCAGGATAGCTAG
- the ldpA gene encoding circadian clock protein LdpA: MRRFLEAVPEHYHPLNSLKDGHWFKLICGASFQHLPAVRNLTLAYTLAGADCIDVAADPAAVAAAKEALQVASELQAKTQNRRFGGTGLPLLMVSLNDGEDPHFRKAEFNPADCPTDCWRPCEKICPAEAIVFQGASGGGFSGVIDKQCYGCGRCLPICPSQLIYTRSYVSAPAAIAPLILQSGADALEIHTQVGREADFARLWSSIAPWVDRLKLIAISCPDGDGLIDYLRTLYQIISPLPCPLIWQTDGRPMSGDIGIGTTRAAVKLGQKVLAARLPGYVQLAGGTNDRTVSKLRACGLLLDGGKNLSVPPVQYIAGVAYGSYARVLLSPILEQLETMQTDRACAVPVAVPCGAAEVQTPRLTQLEAVPELLSEAVSLARSLVSQIKSY; the protein is encoded by the coding sequence ATGCGTAGGTTTTTAGAAGCGGTGCCAGAACATTATCATCCACTAAACTCATTAAAAGATGGTCATTGGTTCAAGCTGATATGTGGGGCGAGCTTTCAACACCTGCCGGCGGTTCGGAATCTCACATTGGCTTACACCTTAGCAGGTGCTGACTGTATTGATGTCGCGGCAGATCCCGCCGCCGTCGCAGCAGCGAAAGAAGCCCTACAAGTTGCCAGCGAATTACAGGCAAAAACTCAAAACCGCAGGTTTGGCGGCACAGGGTTGCCCTTGCTGATGGTGAGTTTAAACGATGGGGAAGACCCGCATTTTCGCAAAGCCGAATTCAACCCAGCCGATTGTCCGACGGACTGCTGGCGGCCGTGCGAAAAAATATGTCCAGCCGAAGCAATAGTTTTTCAGGGTGCTAGCGGCGGTGGTTTTTCCGGGGTGATAGACAAGCAGTGCTATGGCTGCGGTCGCTGTCTGCCTATTTGTCCGAGCCAACTGATTTACACTCGTTCTTACGTGTCTGCTCCGGCGGCGATCGCACCTTTAATCTTACAATCCGGTGCGGACGCCCTAGAAATTCACACGCAAGTAGGCAGAGAGGCAGATTTTGCACGACTTTGGTCGAGCATAGCTCCGTGGGTCGATCGACTCAAGTTAATCGCAATTAGTTGCCCCGATGGAGACGGTTTGATTGATTATTTGCGGACACTCTATCAAATAATTTCCCCCCTTCCTTGTCCTCTAATTTGGCAAACCGATGGTAGGCCGATGAGTGGAGATATTGGAATCGGAACTACTAGAGCCGCGGTCAAACTCGGTCAAAAAGTTTTGGCTGCCCGGTTGCCGGGATACGTCCAACTTGCAGGCGGTACTAACGATCGCACTGTCAGCAAGCTCAGAGCCTGCGGACTGCTTTTGGATGGCGGAAAAAATTTGTCGGTTCCTCCTGTCCAATACATTGCAGGTGTAGCTTACGGCAGCTATGCCAGGGTTTTGCTATCGCCAATTTTAGAACAATTAGAAACAATGCAAACCGATCGAGCTTGTGCCGTTCCGGTAGCAGTCCCTTGCGGCGCAGCCGAAGTTCAAACACCTCGGTTGACTCAGCTCGAAGCCGTCCCAGAACTTCTCTCGGAGGCGGTGAGTTTAGCTCGTTCTCTAGTTTCTCAAATCAAAAGTTATTAG
- a CDS encoding R3H domain-containing nucleic acid-binding protein has protein sequence MQITDDLNRLLDIVPDEIRQPLEQHPQRNNLIEVVMDLGRLPEARFPSLAEPLSQTPVSKADLSYCIDRVGNFGGDNRAGIEQTLHRISALRNRSGEIIGLTLRVGRAVFGTIGIIRDLVETGQSILMLGRPGVGKTTALREIARVLADDLEKRVVIIDTSNEIAGDGDIPHPAIGRARRMQVSRPELQHQVMIEAVENHMPEVIVIDEIGTELEALAARTIAERGVQLVGTAHGNRIENLMKNPTLADLIGGIQAVTLGDDEARRRGSQKTVLERKSPPTFEIAIEMLERQKWVIHERVSDSIDSLLRGREPNQQIRSVSDSGEVIIERESASPPARFPGMPASASGPAAVSAMRPVTPISGWRSAGKMVPMPPQNEKFAAAANSAPVAPETRYFEQLLEESLSVEPVPQQRGRYSQNVGPNGEDLPLHVYPYGIARHQLEQVISTLNLPVQLTKDIESADVVLALRSNVRNQSKLRQLAKTRQVPLHTIKAGTIPHVARALRRLLDMDDPGTPEVADLALFARSGTSDELEALEETRLAVEQIVIPKGQPVELLPRSPNVRKMQHELVEHYHLKSHSFGEEPNRRLRIFPA, from the coding sequence ATGCAGATTACAGACGACCTCAACAGACTATTAGACATCGTGCCAGATGAGATCCGGCAGCCCTTAGAGCAGCACCCGCAGCGCAACAATCTCATTGAGGTTGTGATGGATTTGGGCCGCCTACCAGAAGCTCGTTTTCCATCCTTGGCCGAACCTCTTTCCCAAACACCAGTTTCCAAAGCAGACCTTAGCTATTGTATCGATCGAGTCGGCAACTTCGGCGGCGACAATCGAGCCGGTATCGAGCAAACCCTGCACCGAATTAGCGCCCTTCGCAACCGCAGCGGCGAGATTATCGGCTTGACTTTGAGGGTGGGCCGCGCTGTGTTCGGGACGATCGGCATTATCCGCGATTTAGTCGAAACCGGTCAATCAATTTTGATGCTCGGCCGCCCGGGAGTAGGCAAAACTACGGCTTTGCGGGAAATCGCCCGCGTGCTCGCCGATGACTTGGAAAAACGGGTGGTAATCATCGACACCTCCAACGAAATTGCTGGAGATGGAGATATCCCGCATCCGGCGATCGGCAGAGCCCGCAGAATGCAAGTTTCCCGTCCCGAACTCCAGCACCAAGTCATGATCGAAGCAGTGGAAAACCATATGCCGGAAGTGATCGTGATTGACGAAATCGGTACGGAATTAGAAGCTTTGGCCGCTCGGACGATCGCGGAAAGGGGCGTGCAATTGGTCGGTACCGCCCACGGGAACCGGATCGAAAACTTGATGAAAAATCCAACTCTGGCCGACTTAATTGGGGGCATCCAAGCGGTGACGCTGGGAGATGACGAGGCCCGGCGCCGCGGTTCTCAAAAGACAGTTTTGGAACGCAAATCACCGCCAACTTTTGAAATTGCGATCGAAATGCTCGAACGCCAAAAGTGGGTAATCCACGAACGAGTCTCAGATTCGATCGACAGCCTGCTGCGGGGACGCGAACCGAACCAGCAAATCAGAAGCGTCAGCGACAGCGGAGAAGTAATTATCGAGCGGGAATCAGCATCTCCCCCCGCCCGGTTCCCAGGGATGCCAGCTTCCGCCTCAGGCCCCGCTGCGGTATCAGCAATGCGGCCAGTCACACCGATTTCTGGGTGGCGGAGTGCCGGGAAAATGGTGCCGATGCCGCCTCAAAACGAGAAATTCGCTGCTGCTGCTAACAGCGCGCCGGTAGCTCCTGAGACTCGGTATTTCGAGCAACTCCTCGAAGAATCCCTGTCCGTGGAACCTGTACCGCAGCAGCGGGGTCGTTATTCCCAGAATGTCGGCCCTAACGGGGAAGATTTGCCCCTCCACGTTTATCCTTACGGCATAGCTCGCCACCAGCTCGAACAGGTGATTTCCACCCTGAACCTGCCGGTGCAGTTGACGAAGGATATTGAAAGTGCTGACGTGGTGTTGGCTTTGCGATCGAACGTGCGGAACCAGTCAAAATTGAGGCAGTTGGCAAAAACTCGCCAAGTTCCCTTGCACACAATCAAAGCTGGTACTATTCCCCACGTAGCGAGAGCTTTGCGGCGCCTGTTGGACATGGATGACCCGGGTACCCCAGAAGTGGCAGACCTCGCCTTGTTCGCCCGCAGCGGTACTTCTGACGAGCTCGAAGCTCTCGAAGAAACCCGTTTAGCCGTGGAGCAAATTGTCATTCCCAAGGGACAGCCGGTGGAACTCTTACCCCGTTCTCCCAATGTCCGCAAAATGCAGCACGAACTTGTGGAACACTATCACCTAAAATCCCACAGTTTTGGGGAAGAACCCAACCGCCGCCTGCGGATTTTTCCAGCTTAA
- a CDS encoding CheR family methyltransferase, producing MNDAQVELFIQLIAARTGLQIRPQDRAALCQKILSRIDAAQIASPEKYHQILAAPSHKSETEWRELTLLLTTNESYFMRDKGQFSILKKVILPELIAHKIKSYKTLGIKPTLRIWSAGCSTGEEAYSLVIILKQLISDWQNWTILVLGTDINQSALEKAQRGIYSPWSFRLVDPELQRQYFDRRKTEWEIDPKLRQSVRFSGVNLVTDNFPNIYTDIHNIDLILCRNVFVYFEKKYILQVLKKFAKTLRPGGYLMTGHAEVHNHVTNEFQSKVFPESVVYQTKNVQGEEPAKINCLMGHKSKATPIFGGDRNKKKISEDSGQLLEKERRSASFCNGYLGQIESVLTAGSGLGKIIRNCYVEADIVSNKVSGLQAEPAAEKADSPTSGILVLEAKACFKNQAYFQAIHKAKQAIDLQAHNFEANYLLAQIYANLGEYSLAIEYCNRASQVDTMSVFPYYLQAQIAEEQDDLETAKFFIKKAIYICPSFVSAYLELGNIYNKEGKLNKAIKMYNSSCDLLKKLPPHTPIEQQGKMTATQLLIDIKKKLVKLYSQPN from the coding sequence ATGAATGATGCACAAGTTGAGCTATTTATTCAATTAATTGCAGCTCGCACAGGTTTACAAATTCGGCCGCAAGACCGAGCGGCTTTGTGTCAAAAAATTTTGAGTCGGATCGACGCTGCCCAAATAGCATCTCCCGAAAAATATCATCAAATATTAGCCGCTCCCAGTCACAAAAGTGAGACAGAATGGCGCGAATTAACGCTGTTGCTAACAACGAATGAAAGTTATTTTATGCGGGATAAAGGACAGTTTTCAATATTAAAAAAAGTTATTTTACCTGAATTAATAGCACACAAAATAAAGTCATATAAAACATTAGGAATTAAGCCAACATTACGAATCTGGAGTGCAGGATGTTCGACAGGTGAAGAAGCTTATTCTTTAGTAATTATTTTAAAACAGCTCATTTCTGATTGGCAAAATTGGACAATTTTAGTTTTAGGTACTGATATCAATCAATCAGCCCTAGAAAAAGCCCAGCGCGGAATTTATAGCCCTTGGTCGTTTCGCTTAGTTGACCCGGAACTGCAAAGACAGTATTTCGATCGGCGGAAAACCGAGTGGGAAATCGACCCGAAATTGCGTCAATCGGTCAGATTTAGCGGTGTCAATTTAGTGACGGATAATTTTCCTAATATTTACACAGATATTCATAACATCGATTTGATTTTGTGCAGAAATGTTTTTGTTTATTTTGAAAAAAAGTATATTTTACAGGTATTGAAAAAGTTTGCCAAGACGCTCAGGCCTGGAGGATATTTAATGACGGGTCACGCTGAGGTTCACAATCACGTGACGAACGAGTTTCAATCAAAGGTTTTTCCGGAATCGGTTGTTTATCAAACCAAGAATGTCCAAGGCGAGGAACCAGCTAAAATAAATTGTTTGATGGGGCATAAATCAAAAGCAACACCGATATTTGGAGGAGATAGAAACAAAAAAAAAATCAGCGAAGACAGCGGTCAGTTGCTAGAAAAAGAGAGGCGGTCAGCTAGTTTTTGTAACGGCTATTTGGGGCAAATAGAGTCGGTGTTGACGGCAGGTAGCGGGCTGGGAAAAATAATCAGAAATTGCTATGTCGAGGCGGATATTGTGAGCAACAAAGTCTCGGGTTTACAGGCAGAACCAGCAGCAGAAAAAGCCGATAGCCCAACCTCTGGTATACTGGTTTTAGAGGCAAAAGCTTGTTTTAAAAATCAAGCTTATTTTCAGGCGATTCACAAAGCAAAACAGGCGATTGACCTGCAAGCTCATAATTTTGAAGCTAATTATTTGCTGGCTCAAATTTATGCAAATTTGGGAGAGTATTCTCTCGCGATTGAATACTGCAATCGAGCTAGCCAAGTAGATACAATGTCAGTATTTCCTTATTATTTGCAAGCTCAAATCGCCGAAGAACAGGATGACTTAGAAACAGCTAAATTTTTTATTAAAAAAGCTATTTATATTTGCCCATCTTTTGTTTCTGCTTATCTGGAACTCGGGAATATATACAATAAAGAAGGTAAGCTAAATAAAGCTATTAAAATGTACAATTCATCTTGCGATCTTCTCAAAAAACTACCGCCCCATACTCCGATCGAGCAACAGGGAAAAATGACAGCTACTCAATTACTGATCGATATTAAAAAAAAATTGGTAAAATTGTACAGCCAACCAAACTGA
- a CDS encoding chemotaxis protein CheW: METKPYLIFEQNGLLCGVEVACVREIFFLPELTPIAQAPQDIVGAIDLRGSILPVMDLNLRFGYVWEEYSVTDSAIVIEWQEVRIGIIVDRVTEVKHIPADAITPQLSYGRDNAEAPHHFLAGFARCEADMIALIDIDRLIRDSPEKTQTKIPISASDVENLTAADNLETSNLQLTIEPKLLAKNHQFLGKPQVFVPNATPEQKAIFRERAHNLRQQDEPENSAAINMSLAVVLLNGEYFGINLAVVREFTDIRQVTPIPCTPARIIGNMNLRGEILTLLDIRNVLNMPSAQVKSLSKAIVVEIEDLVAGIVVDEILDIIHLNVAEIATIPAALNSANREYLRGTAFYQEKLIAVLHLHKLLTKGGVVVDEEV, translated from the coding sequence ATGGAAACTAAGCCGTATCTTATATTTGAACAGAACGGTTTGCTGTGCGGTGTAGAAGTCGCCTGTGTTCGGGAAATTTTCTTTTTGCCGGAGTTGACACCGATCGCCCAAGCGCCTCAAGATATTGTCGGGGCGATCGATCTCAGGGGCTCGATTCTGCCCGTGATGGATCTAAATCTCCGTTTTGGGTACGTTTGGGAGGAGTATTCTGTGACAGATAGTGCGATCGTCATAGAATGGCAAGAGGTTAGAATTGGCATTATTGTCGATCGAGTTACCGAAGTTAAGCACATCCCCGCAGACGCCATAACTCCCCAGCTATCTTACGGGCGAGACAATGCAGAAGCCCCGCATCATTTTTTAGCTGGATTTGCCCGCTGTGAAGCAGATATGATCGCGCTGATAGATATCGATCGCCTAATTCGAGATTCTCCCGAAAAAACACAAACCAAAATCCCAATTTCTGCAAGCGATGTAGAAAATTTAACCGCAGCAGACAATCTAGAAACCTCAAACTTGCAGTTAACAATAGAGCCAAAATTGCTAGCGAAAAATCATCAATTTTTGGGCAAACCGCAGGTTTTTGTTCCCAATGCTACACCGGAACAAAAAGCAATTTTTCGAGAGCGAGCCCACAATTTGAGGCAGCAGGACGAGCCGGAAAATTCTGCCGCAATTAATATGTCACTAGCCGTAGTTCTTTTAAACGGCGAATACTTTGGTATTAATCTAGCGGTAGTGCGCGAATTTACTGACATTCGCCAAGTAACTCCGATTCCTTGCACTCCCGCTCGCATCATTGGAAATATGAATTTGCGGGGCGAAATTCTGACGCTACTGGACATTCGCAATGTTTTAAATATGCCGTCGGCCCAGGTCAAATCTCTATCTAAGGCGATCGTTGTGGAAATTGAAGATTTGGTCGCCGGTATAGTCGTTGACGAAATCTTAGATATTATACATTTAAATGTGGCAGAGATTGCGACTATTCCTGCGGCACTAAATTCCGCTAACCGCGAATATCTGCGAGGCACCGCTTTTTACCAAGAAAAACTGATCGCTGTTCTGCACTTGCACAAACTGTTAACAAAAGGAGGAGTTGTTGTTGATGAGGAGGTTTGA
- a CDS encoding methyl-accepting chemotaxis protein — MLLGYLAPAAIYLALPVIVIATTNKVFETFKEVERVENFIGETSNMSVGAEQMVRGMRGYLINKNPQFLNDFRIGADLARKSAINVEPIVKNPLQKARLQRMRELVNEYYDGSNQIVRLFQENQTAQALAIFNTGKYTKFVNEFVEVNRDFRETELQIIKQETQITKEALSFLVSMLVVGSVVLVLFGASVAWLISLGIAGTIDRAISSIASSSSEIAATIEQQERMASQQAVSVNQTTTTMDELGASSRATSQQIEAAASQAMQALMLAGGGTKAVEQTLEAMATLKTKVQDMQGQIMQLSEQTDRIGNISTVVSDLANQTNMLALNAAVEAVRAGEHGKGFGVVASEIRKLADRSKKSAAQINLLVADIQRAINSTVMVTDEGTKTVDSGVNIAEETAAAFAGVADAINNVVLSSQQISLNAKQQAIAIEQVVEAMNSLNQAAAQTACGITQTKIGTQKLNEAALDLKAVV, encoded by the coding sequence ATGCTGCTCGGATACCTAGCGCCAGCAGCTATCTACTTAGCGTTACCAGTCATAGTTATTGCTACTACCAATAAGGTTTTTGAAACTTTTAAAGAAGTAGAAAGGGTAGAAAATTTCATCGGAGAAACAAGTAATATGTCCGTAGGTGCTGAGCAAATGGTACGGGGGATGCGCGGCTATTTAATTAATAAAAATCCACAGTTTTTAAATGATTTTAGAATAGGTGCAGATTTAGCTCGTAAGTCGGCGATTAATGTAGAGCCCATCGTTAAAAATCCCCTACAAAAAGCCCGTTTGCAGAGAATGAGGGAGCTGGTCAACGAATATTATGATGGTTCTAACCAGATAGTTCGCTTATTTCAAGAAAATCAAACAGCCCAAGCCCTTGCTATATTTAATACAGGCAAATACACAAAATTTGTGAATGAATTTGTGGAAGTAAACCGAGACTTTCGAGAAACAGAATTACAAATTATTAAACAAGAAACGCAAATTACGAAGGAAGCTTTAAGCTTTTTGGTATCAATGCTGGTGGTGGGTTCGGTGGTGTTAGTCCTGTTTGGTGCGAGTGTTGCTTGGCTGATTTCCTTAGGAATTGCTGGAACGATCGATCGCGCAATTAGTTCGATCGCCAGTTCTTCCTCCGAGATTGCCGCCACAATTGAACAACAGGAACGGATGGCCAGCCAGCAAGCAGTCTCAGTCAATCAAACCACTACAACAATGGACGAATTGGGTGCATCTTCTAGGGCGACTTCACAGCAGATAGAAGCTGCCGCATCTCAAGCAATGCAAGCTTTAATGTTAGCTGGTGGCGGCACAAAAGCTGTCGAACAAACTTTAGAAGCAATGGCAACACTGAAAACCAAAGTCCAGGATATGCAAGGGCAAATTATGCAGTTGAGCGAGCAAACCGATCGCATTGGCAACATCTCAACTGTAGTTAGCGATTTGGCAAATCAAACTAATATGTTAGCACTAAATGCGGCTGTCGAAGCAGTGCGAGCGGGCGAACACGGCAAAGGTTTCGGCGTTGTCGCCTCAGAAATTCGCAAACTTGCCGATCGCAGTAAAAAATCTGCCGCACAAATAAATCTCTTAGTCGCTGATATTCAGCGGGCGATTAACTCAACCGTAATGGTAACAGACGAAGGAACTAAAACTGTGGACTCTGGCGTAAATATTGCTGAGGAAACCGCAGCGGCATTTGCTGGGGTAGCTGATGCAATTAACAACGTGGTTTTGAGCTCTCAGCAAATTTCGCTGAATGCCAAACAGCAAGCAATTGCGATCGAACAAGTGGTAGAAGCTATGAACTCCCTCAACCAAGCAGCAGCACAAACGGCTTGCGGTATCACTCAAACTAAAATCGGTACACAAAAATTGAATGAAGCTGCTTTAGATTTAAAAGCAGTTGTGTAG